From one Mycobacterium colombiense CECT 3035 genomic stretch:
- a CDS encoding hotdog fold thioesterase has product MADPSDDVEVTRGDRFIKTAVAILGETGRTDFTVQEVVARSKTSLRAFYQHFSSKDELLLALFDRTIAQSVQSWRGETTGLDSTSALKLLIDRLSQQPESSTQDSLNRALTLYNQHLAETRPREYARVLSPLHGLIRDIVGQGITEGVFNPGLDVGAAAAIVMQTMMGAQRLHWLGSELNGSPVDAGQLYDFCSRALGIRDTDEESSAAPSLAELFAQIGMRPGTRNGEFAMTMPVSPAVVNTSGALQGGLIATLVDVAGGQFGLDYLQPGTTMTTADLFIRYLRPVRQGAAFAVPTMLRSGRRAMVMQVDIYGDGDDELLATATVNFAVIEGTTPKLPSWPGT; this is encoded by the coding sequence AAGAGGTGGTCGCGCGCTCCAAGACGTCGCTACGCGCCTTCTACCAACACTTCAGCAGCAAAGATGAACTGCTGCTCGCGCTGTTCGACCGAACCATCGCTCAATCGGTGCAGTCGTGGCGCGGCGAAACCACGGGGCTGGACAGCACGTCGGCGTTGAAGTTGCTGATCGATCGGCTCAGCCAGCAACCGGAGTCGAGCACCCAGGACAGCCTCAACCGGGCATTGACCCTCTACAACCAGCACCTGGCCGAGACCCGCCCCCGCGAATACGCCCGGGTGCTCTCTCCCCTGCACGGCCTGATTCGCGACATTGTCGGGCAGGGCATCACCGAGGGAGTCTTCAATCCCGGCCTGGACGTCGGAGCGGCGGCCGCCATCGTCATGCAGACGATGATGGGTGCGCAGCGATTGCATTGGCTCGGTTCGGAATTGAACGGATCACCGGTCGACGCCGGCCAACTCTATGACTTCTGCAGCCGCGCCCTGGGCATCCGCGACACCGACGAAGAATCGTCCGCCGCCCCCTCGCTGGCCGAGCTGTTCGCCCAGATCGGCATGCGGCCCGGCACCCGCAACGGCGAATTCGCCATGACCATGCCGGTCAGCCCCGCGGTGGTCAACACCTCCGGCGCGCTGCAGGGCGGGCTGATCGCCACGCTCGTCGACGTGGCGGGCGGGCAATTCGGGCTGGACTACCTGCAGCCGGGCACCACGATGACCACCGCTGACCTGTTCATCCGGTACCTGCGACCGGTTCGGCAGGGCGCGGCGTTCGCGGTACCCACGATGCTGCGCTCCGGACGCCGCGCGATGGTGATGCAGGTGGACATCTACGGCGACGGCGACGACGAGCTGCTCGCCACGGCGACGGTGAATTTCGCCGTGATCGAGGGGACCACGCCCAAGCTCCCGAGCTGGCCGGGGACCTGA
- a CDS encoding cytochrome P450, which yields MTLSTGPKGQPVAPALDFTGETSPYPFFQHMRQTDPVWHGSLNDNTQLPEELRPSDEWVLFDYDGVSQAFRDDRIFTSAAYDKTIGLVMGHTILAMGGREHHDHRNLVAKAFRATALERWEPSVIGPVCDRLVDEIKNDGQADLVKAVTFEFPTRIISTLLGLPAEDLDLFRRLSLDLISIPTDIEAGLNAAAELYDYFLKQVEQRRRKLTDDIIGDLVAAEIDGEKLTDEAIIAFLRLLLPAGLETTYRSSGNLLYLLLTHPEQLAMVNRDRSLIPMAIEEGLRFETPLTMVMRTTTEEVEIGGKTIPADAQIDMCMGSANRDETRWTDPDTFDIRRPRQAHIAFAGGIHMCLGMHLARLETRVMLNSLLDRVENLAFAPDDGTGEESKIVGLTFRSPNKLPVTFAPAA from the coding sequence ATGACGCTCAGCACCGGCCCGAAAGGTCAGCCCGTGGCACCCGCACTGGATTTCACGGGTGAAACCAGCCCCTACCCGTTTTTTCAACACATGCGTCAGACTGACCCGGTGTGGCACGGTTCCCTCAACGACAACACCCAGTTGCCGGAAGAGCTGCGACCCAGTGACGAGTGGGTCCTGTTCGATTACGACGGTGTCTCCCAAGCCTTTCGCGACGACCGGATCTTCACGTCGGCCGCCTACGACAAGACGATCGGGTTGGTGATGGGGCACACCATCCTGGCGATGGGCGGCCGGGAACACCACGATCACCGCAACCTGGTGGCCAAGGCATTCCGCGCGACCGCGCTGGAACGCTGGGAACCGTCGGTCATCGGACCGGTCTGCGATCGACTGGTCGACGAGATCAAGAACGACGGTCAAGCCGATCTGGTGAAGGCGGTGACCTTCGAGTTCCCCACGCGGATCATCTCGACGCTGCTCGGTCTGCCCGCCGAGGATTTGGACCTCTTCCGGCGTTTGTCCCTCGATCTGATCTCGATCCCGACCGATATCGAGGCGGGCTTGAACGCCGCCGCGGAGCTCTACGATTACTTCCTCAAACAGGTCGAGCAACGCAGGCGCAAGCTCACCGATGACATCATCGGCGACCTGGTCGCCGCCGAGATCGACGGTGAGAAACTCACCGACGAGGCCATCATCGCGTTCCTGCGGCTGCTGCTCCCGGCGGGCCTGGAAACCACCTATCGCTCGTCGGGCAATCTGCTGTATCTGCTGCTGACCCACCCCGAACAGCTCGCGATGGTCAACCGGGACCGGTCGCTGATACCGATGGCGATCGAGGAGGGCCTGCGGTTCGAAACGCCGCTGACCATGGTCATGCGCACCACGACCGAAGAGGTCGAAATCGGCGGCAAGACAATCCCGGCCGACGCCCAGATCGACATGTGCATGGGCTCGGCCAACCGCGACGAGACTCGCTGGACCGATCCCGACACGTTCGACATCCGCCGCCCGCGGCAAGCCCACATCGCCTTCGCCGGCGGTATCCACATGTGCCTCGGCATGCACCTGGCCCGGCTGGAAACCCGGGTCATGCTGAACAGTCTGTTGGACCGGGTCGAGAACCTGGCGTTCGCGCCCGACGACGGAACCGGCGAGGAATCCAAGATCGTCGGGCTCACCTTCCGGTCGCCGAACAAGCTTCCGGTGACGTTCGCCCCCGCCGCATGA
- a CDS encoding alpha/beta hydrolase — translation MTQTNLARPHGLSRIDPVLRDAAVELGAFEFRAETLPAEREHANLLAAQRAAAADTTGVAIDSRSIAGPDGQQLGLRLYRGRTESRAPLVVYAHGGGFVTGNLETDHAHCVELARDGGCLVVSVDYRLAPENPCPAALDDVEAAFRYAVENSAELDADASRIAVMGRDAGAALVAALTQRMFDQEGPAILMQILHQPMLDSDATPSRREFQRTPGLNGPAVSRAWNHYLGDARANGQHVPAHRANLEGLPPTFVSCSEIDPCRDEAIDYANRLLHAYVHTELHVIAATFNGFDSMVPDWIVSQENRALHAQAVRRVFAM, via the coding sequence ATGACACAGACGAACCTGGCCCGGCCGCACGGCCTCAGCCGCATTGATCCGGTGCTGCGCGATGCCGCCGTGGAGTTGGGCGCCTTCGAATTCCGCGCCGAGACACTGCCGGCCGAGCGGGAACACGCGAACCTGCTGGCCGCGCAGCGCGCCGCTGCGGCCGATACCACTGGCGTCGCCATCGATTCACGTTCCATCGCCGGTCCGGACGGTCAGCAGCTCGGCCTGCGTTTGTACCGTGGCCGCACCGAATCCCGCGCACCTCTGGTGGTCTACGCGCATGGCGGCGGGTTCGTCACCGGGAACCTGGAGACAGACCACGCGCACTGCGTGGAGCTGGCCCGTGACGGCGGCTGTCTGGTGGTTTCGGTCGATTACCGTCTGGCCCCCGAAAATCCGTGCCCGGCGGCGCTCGACGACGTCGAGGCGGCCTTCCGTTACGCCGTCGAGAACAGCGCCGAACTGGACGCCGACGCGAGCCGCATCGCGGTGATGGGCCGCGATGCGGGCGCGGCCTTGGTCGCGGCGTTGACCCAGCGCATGTTCGACCAGGAAGGTCCGGCAATCCTGATGCAGATTCTGCACCAGCCGATGCTCGATTCCGATGCCACGCCGTCGCGCCGTGAATTCCAGCGCACCCCTGGCCTCAACGGTCCGGCCGTGAGCCGGGCGTGGAACCACTATCTCGGCGACGCCCGCGCCAACGGCCAGCACGTCCCCGCGCACCGGGCCAATCTCGAGGGCCTGCCGCCCACGTTCGTCAGCTGCTCCGAGATCGATCCGTGCCGGGACGAGGCCATCGACTACGCCAACCGGCTGTTGCACGCGTACGTCCATACCGAATTGCACGTGATCGCCGCGACCTTCAACGGCTTCGACTCGATGGTCCCCGATTGGATTGTTTCCCAGGAGAATCGGGCGCTGCACGCGCAGGCGGTGCGGCGCGTGTTCGCGATGTAG
- a CDS encoding molybdopterin-dependent oxidoreductase: MTTLDYPAWLRIDHWLNVLFVTLILRSGLEILATHPKLYWHDDSKPGTEWARFTRKVMPRDRIYDTLDEEEDYSPFISLPGRAQLGVGRHWHFFVVIGWILLGLSYYILLFATGQWHRYWPASWSIFPEAWDDIVTYLTFNLPPVLPGEPLDAMQKLTYAGVIFVLAPFQILTGAAQSPAIEARFPWYVQMWGGRQWARSLHFLGLVAFLVFIVIHLSMIFFWGWGRLTASMIFGAVRNTYWATAISLLIIAAIVAVHVAATIWSLRNPRSVQRVLGAVVTAVRLLLLRPLNSRQNYPAHKISKQHRINGKPPTSTEYKVMAVHNFVDWRLRVGGLVENPVTLDLSALRALAESETQCVMHNCVQGWTSIGEWTGVHLHQLVDLVRPLPQARYICFLTMQDNSTDEPASHGGGQFYEVLDREFADKPQTLLAYEMNGAPLPIQHGAPLRLRVETQVGFKMAKWINQIEFVEDYTGIGMGTGGWREDRVYYDKDVEI; this comes from the coding sequence ATGACGACGTTGGACTATCCGGCGTGGTTGCGCATCGATCATTGGCTGAACGTTTTGTTCGTGACGCTGATCTTGCGCAGCGGCCTCGAGATCCTGGCCACCCACCCCAAGCTGTACTGGCACGACGACAGCAAACCGGGCACGGAGTGGGCACGCTTCACCCGAAAGGTGATGCCGCGGGACAGGATCTACGACACCCTGGATGAGGAAGAGGACTACAGCCCGTTTATTTCGTTGCCCGGCCGCGCGCAACTCGGCGTGGGTCGTCACTGGCACTTCTTTGTGGTCATCGGCTGGATCCTGCTGGGCCTGTCCTACTACATCCTGTTGTTCGCCACCGGCCAGTGGCATCGCTACTGGCCCGCCTCGTGGTCGATCTTCCCCGAAGCGTGGGACGACATCGTCACCTACCTGACGTTCAATCTGCCGCCGGTGTTGCCCGGCGAACCGCTGGACGCCATGCAGAAGCTGACCTACGCGGGAGTCATCTTCGTTCTGGCGCCGTTTCAGATCCTCACCGGGGCCGCTCAGTCGCCGGCGATCGAGGCGCGGTTCCCGTGGTACGTGCAAATGTGGGGGGGCCGGCAATGGGCGCGGAGCCTGCACTTCCTGGGGCTCGTCGCGTTCCTGGTCTTCATCGTGATTCATCTGTCGATGATTTTCTTCTGGGGCTGGGGCAGGCTCACCGCGTCAATGATTTTCGGCGCCGTCCGCAACACCTATTGGGCGACCGCGATCTCCCTGCTGATCATCGCGGCGATCGTCGCCGTCCACGTCGCGGCGACGATCTGGAGTCTGCGCAACCCCCGGTCGGTGCAGCGCGTGCTGGGGGCCGTCGTCACCGCGGTCCGCCTGCTGCTGCTGCGACCGTTGAACTCACGGCAGAATTATCCGGCGCACAAAATCTCCAAGCAGCACCGCATCAACGGAAAGCCGCCCACCAGTACGGAATACAAGGTGATGGCCGTGCACAACTTCGTGGACTGGCGACTGCGGGTCGGCGGGCTGGTGGAAAACCCCGTGACTCTGGACCTGAGCGCGCTGCGCGCGCTGGCCGAGTCGGAAACGCAATGCGTGATGCACAATTGCGTCCAGGGCTGGACCAGCATCGGCGAATGGACCGGCGTTCATCTGCATCAGCTGGTCGACCTGGTGCGACCGCTGCCGCAGGCGCGCTACATCTGCTTTTTGACGATGCAGGACAACAGCACCGACGAACCGGCGTCGCACGGCGGAGGTCAGTTCTACGAGGTGCTCGACCGCGAGTTCGCCGACAAGCCGCAGACTCTGCTCGCCTACGAAATGAACGGCGCGCCTTTGCCGATCCAACACGGTGCGCCCCTGCGCCTGCGGGTGGAAACCCAGGTGGGCTTCAAAATGGCCAAGTGGATCAACCAGATTGAATTCGTGGAGGATTACACCGGAATCGGCATGGGCACGGGCGGCTGGCGCGAGGATCGCGTGTACTACGACAAGGACGTGGAAATCTGA
- a CDS encoding Zn-dependent alcohol dehydrogenase, whose product MRSRAAILHDVGGPWSVEEFELDPPRAGEVLVQMAAAGLCHSDDHILKGDMSAPNEVMRSMGLPTMFPTIGGHEGSGIVREVGPGVTDFEPGDHVVMSFVAVCGQCRWCASGIEYLCDVGIGTMIPGMPTDGTFRHHTADGRSLGHIAKIGAFAEHTVVSTNSLVKIEQHLPLTSSALLSCAIPTGYGSVANRSNMRAGDTVVVIGVGGIGTGAIQGARINGAAQIVAVDPVDFKQKSALQFGATHSAATIDEALDLVRGLTYGVMADAVVVSPSLITPEDVRDAVKLTRKGGTCVLTGMTSQLTRSVKIDLQDFILMNKTLAGTIFGSCNPKADISRLARLYETGQLQLDEMITKRYRLDEVNDAYDDLLNGKIVRGIIDFGIG is encoded by the coding sequence ATGAGAAGCCGCGCGGCGATCCTGCACGACGTCGGCGGGCCGTGGTCCGTCGAGGAATTCGAGCTCGATCCCCCCAGGGCCGGCGAGGTCCTGGTGCAGATGGCGGCGGCCGGTTTGTGCCACTCGGACGACCACATCCTCAAAGGCGACATGTCGGCGCCCAACGAGGTGATGCGATCGATGGGGCTGCCGACCATGTTCCCGACGATCGGCGGCCACGAGGGCTCCGGCATCGTGCGCGAGGTCGGCCCGGGTGTCACCGACTTCGAGCCGGGTGACCACGTGGTGATGTCGTTCGTGGCCGTGTGCGGCCAATGCCGTTGGTGCGCCAGCGGAATCGAGTACCTGTGCGACGTCGGCATCGGCACGATGATCCCGGGGATGCCGACGGACGGCACGTTCCGCCACCACACCGCCGACGGCCGCAGCCTTGGCCATATCGCCAAGATCGGGGCATTCGCCGAACACACCGTGGTATCGACGAATTCACTGGTGAAGATCGAGCAACATCTGCCGCTGACATCGAGCGCCCTGCTGTCCTGCGCCATCCCGACCGGCTACGGCTCCGTTGCCAACCGGTCCAACATGCGCGCCGGCGACACGGTCGTGGTGATCGGCGTCGGCGGGATCGGCACCGGCGCGATCCAGGGGGCCCGCATCAACGGCGCCGCGCAGATCGTCGCGGTGGATCCGGTTGACTTCAAACAGAAATCGGCGCTGCAGTTCGGCGCGACACATAGCGCGGCGACCATCGACGAGGCGCTGGACCTGGTGCGCGGCCTCACCTACGGGGTGATGGCCGACGCGGTCGTGGTCTCGCCCTCGTTGATCACCCCGGAGGACGTCCGCGACGCCGTGAAGCTCACCCGCAAGGGCGGCACCTGCGTGCTCACCGGCATGACGTCGCAGTTGACCCGGTCGGTCAAGATCGACCTGCAGGACTTCATCCTGATGAACAAGACGTTGGCGGGCACCATATTCGGCTCCTGCAACCCGAAGGCGGACATCTCCCGGCTGGCCAGGCTGTATGAGACGGGCCAGCTTCAGCTCGACGAGATGATCACCAAGCGCTATCGCCTCGACGAGGTCAACGACGCCTACGACGACCTACTCAACGGCAAAATCGTCCGGGGCATCATCGATTTCGGGATCGGCTGA
- a CDS encoding amidohydrolase family protein — protein MPSRELSFPVFDADNHMYEPQEALTKFLPDKRKNVIDYVQVRGRTKIVVRGHISEYIPNPTFEKVAKPGAQEDYFRNGAQGKSYREILGEPMKAIPAFREPGPRLEVMDELGIDYALMFPTLASLVEERMKDDPEMTHDVIHALNEWMYEQWTFNYQDRIFATPVITLPIVERALEELEWVLERGARTVLVRPAPVPGFKGSRSFGLEEFDPFWQACIKAEIPVSMHASDSGYSEFANVWEPGDEFLPFKPTPFRSFAMGHRPILDAMGALVCHGALSRNPELRVLSIENGADWVPDLFKGLKGVYKKMPQSFSEDPIEAFKRCVYITPFWEDRFTEIVNMVGTDRVLFGSDWPHPEGLKDPISFVDELTDFSESDIAKIMGGNLMKLMKVSAPAKKPVSA, from the coding sequence ATGCCGTCTCGCGAACTTTCCTTCCCCGTGTTCGACGCCGACAACCACATGTACGAGCCGCAGGAAGCGCTGACCAAGTTCCTTCCGGACAAGCGCAAGAACGTCATCGACTACGTCCAGGTGCGCGGCCGCACCAAAATCGTTGTGCGCGGCCACATCAGCGAGTACATCCCCAACCCGACGTTCGAGAAGGTCGCCAAGCCCGGCGCCCAGGAGGACTACTTCCGCAACGGCGCGCAGGGCAAGAGCTACCGCGAGATCCTGGGCGAGCCGATGAAGGCCATCCCGGCGTTTCGCGAGCCCGGCCCGCGGCTCGAGGTCATGGACGAGCTGGGCATCGACTACGCGCTGATGTTCCCCACCCTGGCCAGCCTGGTCGAGGAGCGCATGAAGGACGACCCGGAGATGACCCACGACGTCATCCACGCGCTGAACGAGTGGATGTATGAGCAGTGGACGTTCAATTACCAGGACCGCATCTTCGCCACCCCGGTCATCACCCTGCCCATCGTCGAGCGGGCGCTGGAAGAACTCGAGTGGGTCCTGGAGCGGGGCGCCCGCACCGTGCTGGTCCGCCCTGCGCCGGTGCCCGGCTTCAAGGGCAGCCGGTCGTTCGGGCTCGAGGAGTTCGACCCGTTCTGGCAGGCCTGCATCAAGGCCGAGATCCCGGTGTCGATGCACGCGTCGGACAGCGGTTACTCCGAATTCGCGAACGTGTGGGAGCCCGGCGACGAGTTCCTCCCGTTCAAGCCGACCCCGTTCCGCAGCTTCGCGATGGGCCATCGGCCGATCCTGGACGCGATGGGTGCGCTGGTGTGCCACGGTGCGCTGTCGCGCAACCCGGAGTTGCGGGTCCTTTCCATCGAGAACGGCGCCGACTGGGTGCCCGACCTGTTCAAGGGCCTCAAGGGCGTCTACAAGAAGATGCCGCAGTCGTTCAGCGAAGACCCGATCGAGGCGTTCAAGCGGTGCGTCTACATCACCCCGTTCTGGGAGGACCGCTTCACCGAGATCGTCAACATGGTCGGCACCGACCGGGTGCTGTTCGGCTCCGACTGGCCCCACCCCGAGGGCCTGAAAGATCCGATCTCGTTCGTCGACGAGCTCACGGACTTCTCCGAATCCGATATCGCCAAGATCATGGGCGGCAACCTGATGAAGCTCATGAAGGTGTCCGCGCCGGCCAAGAAACCGGTCTCAGCCTGA
- a CDS encoding SpoIIE family protein phosphatase, with product MVAEKDWDRTVGAADDVRRVFDNVPTLLVGLEGPDHRFIAVNAAYRTLSPPIDSIGLFVRDIYPELESQEIIQMFDRVYETGEPQSGTEWRVQADFEGDGRAQEHFFDFIVTARRAEDGSIEGVQLAFVDVTSRVQTRMAAEARLEEMSERYRNVRDSATVMQQALLAPSVPIVPGADVTAQYLVAAEDTAAGGDWFDAIPLGDRLVLVVGDVVGHGVEAAAVMSQLRTALRMQVVAGYPIAVALEAVDRFRKHVPGSNTATICVGSLDFGTGEFQYCTAGHPPPLLVTADATARYLEPSGGGPLGSGTGFPVRTEFLDVGDSILLYTDGLIERPGRPLGASTAEFAELAANIVGGQRGFVIESSVRPIDRICSETLELLLRSTGYSDDVTLLAAQRRTPVAPLHLTLDATIRTARAVRTRLRQWLSEIGADADDISDVVHAVSEFVENAVEHGYATEVSDGVVVEATLSGDGNLHASVTDRGRWKDHREGETGRGRGLAMAEALVSQAHVSHDAGGTTASVTHQLSRPANFVTDSVVGRATDRRAVSAEFVSEVSEPGRIVVSGDVDSNTASTLDRQIAVESRSGVAPLTVDLTAVTHLGSAGVSALAAARERARRQGSEYVLVAPPGSPAHHVLSLVQIPVVSGLAENLVAEG from the coding sequence ATGGTGGCCGAAAAGGACTGGGACAGAACCGTCGGCGCGGCGGACGACGTGCGCCGCGTCTTCGACAATGTCCCCACGCTGTTGGTCGGGCTCGAGGGGCCCGACCACCGCTTTATCGCGGTCAATGCGGCTTACCGCACCCTGAGTCCGCCAATTGACTCCATCGGGCTATTCGTGCGCGACATCTACCCCGAGTTGGAGAGCCAGGAAATCATCCAGATGTTCGACCGGGTATATGAAACCGGCGAGCCGCAGTCGGGCACGGAATGGCGTGTGCAGGCCGACTTCGAGGGCGACGGGCGCGCCCAGGAACACTTCTTCGACTTCATCGTCACGGCGCGGCGGGCAGAGGACGGCTCGATCGAGGGCGTGCAGCTTGCCTTCGTCGACGTAACCAGCCGGGTGCAGACGCGGATGGCCGCCGAAGCACGCCTCGAGGAGATGTCCGAGCGGTACCGCAACGTACGCGACTCCGCCACCGTCATGCAGCAAGCGCTGCTGGCGCCGTCGGTACCCATCGTCCCCGGCGCGGACGTGACCGCGCAGTATCTCGTCGCCGCGGAGGACACCGCGGCCGGTGGCGACTGGTTCGACGCGATACCCCTCGGGGACCGGCTGGTGCTCGTCGTCGGAGACGTGGTCGGCCACGGCGTGGAAGCGGCGGCGGTGATGTCGCAACTGCGGACCGCGCTGCGCATGCAGGTCGTCGCCGGGTACCCGATCGCCGTGGCGCTCGAGGCGGTCGACCGATTCCGCAAGCACGTCCCGGGGTCGAACACGGCGACCATCTGCGTCGGCTCGCTCGACTTCGGCACGGGCGAATTCCAGTACTGCACCGCCGGACACCCGCCGCCACTCTTGGTGACGGCGGATGCCACCGCGCGTTATCTCGAGCCCTCCGGCGGTGGTCCGCTCGGCAGCGGCACCGGCTTTCCGGTGCGTACCGAATTCCTCGACGTGGGCGACTCCATCCTGCTGTACACCGACGGCCTGATCGAACGACCCGGCCGGCCGCTGGGCGCCAGCACCGCCGAATTCGCCGAGCTGGCCGCGAACATCGTCGGCGGCCAGCGCGGCTTCGTCATCGAGTCATCGGTGCGACCGATCGACCGAATCTGCTCGGAGACACTGGAATTACTGCTGCGCTCGACGGGCTACAGCGATGACGTGACGCTTCTGGCGGCGCAACGCCGGACCCCGGTCGCGCCGCTGCACCTGACACTGGATGCGACCATCCGGACCGCGCGTGCGGTGCGCACCCGCCTGCGGCAATGGCTGTCGGAGATCGGCGCCGACGCCGACGACATCTCCGATGTGGTGCACGCGGTCTCGGAGTTCGTCGAGAACGCGGTGGAGCACGGTTATGCCACGGAGGTCTCCGACGGCGTTGTCGTCGAGGCGACGCTGTCGGGCGACGGCAACCTGCACGCCTCGGTGACCGACCGGGGACGGTGGAAGGATCATCGCGAGGGCGAGACGGGCCGCGGGCGCGGCCTCGCGATGGCCGAGGCCCTGGTGTCCCAAGCACACGTCAGCCATGACGCCGGCGGCACGACCGCCAGTGTGACGCACCAACTCTCGCGGCCGGCCAATTTCGTCACCGACTCGGTGGTCGGCCGGGCGACCGACCGGCGGGCGGTCAGCGCGGAATTCGTCTCCGAGGTCAGCGAACCGGGCCGCATCGTGGTCAGCGGCGACGTCGACTCCAACACCGCATCCACCCTGGACCGGCAGATCGCGGTCGAAAGCCGTTCCGGCGTAGCTCCGTTGACGGTCGATCTCACCGCCGTCACCCACCTCGGGTCGGCCGGCGTCAGCGCGCTGGCCGCCGCCCGCGAGCGGGCGCGCCGACAGGGCAGCGAGTACGTACTGGTGGCCCCGCCGGGAAGCCCGGCGCACCACGTGCTGTCGCTGGTGCAGATCCCGGTGGTCAGCGGCCTCGCCGAGAACCTCGTCGCCGAGGGTTAG
- a CDS encoding acyl-CoA dehydrogenase family protein, which translates to MTTLDSPEKILFTSTTQAFLEKEAPLRRVRELHAAGTSFDPAWWQRAAQLGWTGLLVPEELGGGSVSENGFADLAMVAEQLGKTVAPGPLYPVSTVLAGLVECTNSGEHADAIEALIAGESVASWAVCEPGRGWAPLHPTVTATETDSGYRIDGVKDRVEAAAQSALLLVVARCGAGAEIRQFLVPTDAPGVRIEPQQSVDLVKQYGRVRFDGVVVPRSAAVGTAGETAALVDRQSQIAQVLQCAEVVGALQTVFDLTVRWALDRHTFGRPLASYQALKHKFADMKLWLEACRATTSAAVADVAARAPEANVSASIAKSYVGEMAGQIVQACVQMHGGIGVTWEHDLHLYLRRITLYRSMFGTPEEHNLRVYEFEKAGRSAK; encoded by the coding sequence ATGACCACCCTCGACTCTCCCGAAAAGATCCTTTTCACCTCGACCACCCAAGCGTTCCTGGAAAAGGAAGCGCCGCTGCGTCGGGTGCGGGAGCTGCACGCCGCCGGCACGTCATTCGATCCCGCGTGGTGGCAGCGCGCCGCGCAGCTCGGCTGGACCGGCCTGCTGGTGCCGGAGGAGCTGGGCGGGGGAAGTGTCTCGGAGAACGGCTTCGCCGATCTGGCGATGGTCGCCGAGCAACTGGGCAAGACGGTCGCTCCGGGGCCGCTCTACCCGGTCAGCACCGTGCTGGCCGGGCTTGTCGAGTGCACGAACTCCGGCGAGCACGCCGACGCCATCGAGGCGCTGATAGCCGGTGAATCCGTGGCGTCGTGGGCGGTCTGTGAGCCGGGCCGGGGCTGGGCACCGCTGCATCCGACGGTGACGGCCACCGAAACCGATTCCGGGTACCGCATCGACGGCGTCAAGGACCGTGTCGAGGCGGCCGCCCAGAGCGCGCTGCTGCTGGTGGTGGCGCGCTGCGGCGCGGGCGCCGAGATTCGCCAGTTCCTGGTCCCGACGGACGCGCCGGGGGTCCGGATCGAGCCCCAACAATCGGTCGATCTGGTCAAGCAATACGGCCGGGTGCGCTTCGACGGCGTCGTGGTGCCGCGGTCGGCGGCCGTCGGCACCGCCGGTGAGACGGCCGCGCTCGTCGATCGGCAGAGCCAGATCGCCCAGGTGCTGCAGTGCGCCGAGGTGGTCGGTGCCCTGCAGACGGTGTTCGACCTCACCGTGCGCTGGGCGCTGGACCGTCACACATTCGGTCGGCCGCTGGCGTCGTATCAGGCCCTCAAGCACAAGTTCGCCGACATGAAGCTCTGGCTGGAAGCGTGCCGCGCCACCACCTCGGCGGCGGTCGCCGACGTGGCCGCCCGCGCGCCGGAAGCCAATGTCTCGGCCAGCATCGCCAAGTCCTACGTGGGCGAGATGGCGGGTCAGATCGTCCAGGCGTGTGTGCAGATGCACGGCGGAATCGGTGTCACCTGGGAGCACGACCTGCACCTCTATCTTCGCCGGATCACGTTGTACCGCAGCATGTTTGGCACGCCCGAGGAGCACAATCTGCGCGTGTACGAGTTCGAGAAGGCGGGTCGTTCGGCGAAATGA